The following coding sequences lie in one Rutidosis leptorrhynchoides isolate AG116_Rl617_1_P2 chromosome 6, CSIRO_AGI_Rlap_v1, whole genome shotgun sequence genomic window:
- the LOC139854827 gene encoding uncharacterized protein — MTDHPPSPPPRPLILLRTTSEILQQTTAIFSTRRHLLIFLFISWISLSFRVNIETATNSLTFFVDNDPSIQTLLSRFQLPPNPTSPTTAAIQRHRRRPFLQLTRVGTLDDDFFSGDEELDHRFFGSLSKPQLNATSFILDSFDPQLGFSDFVSDNGIRVFETVRSSSKLSFRSVEIIEKVNDSAVIDNGTTEFETDFAYLLKRFDLDQPELIALLHLIGALSFTYGFMILGFVVTNSWVQGVVFVLVINDFLKSQKSFFKTFWKGATLGSIRLSGFVVMRWIVRDALTQLLGVWFFGEIEDQYSMFKIFVRLKFMPYTIASPWVKGFDMEIYWFLISWFLLDVLLSFVFAVDACVIMVDPRKTGKEVVKEGFRLLSLMIHTAINLKCFESIVCGPFARHILTFVFGKMFASVVQSFMEVYFSVAWLLYYFSVRSIEAGSGGAPFGKRELEAMLEDVR; from the coding sequence ATGACCGATCACCCACCATCGCCACCGCCGCGGCCGCTAATCCTCCTCCGTACCACCAGCGAAATCCTCCAACAAACCACCGCCATCTTCTCCACGCGCCGTCACCTCCTCATCTTCCTCTTTATTTCTTGGATTTCACTTTCATTTCGCGTTAACATCGAAACCGCGACAAATTCCCTCACTTTTTTCGTCGATAATGACCCATCTATACAAACCCTATTATCAAGATTCCAACTTCCCCCAAACCCAACATCCCCAACCACCGCCGCGATCCAACGTCACCGGCGCCGCCCATTTCTTCAGCTCACGCGCGTCGGAACCCTAGACGATGATTTTTTCTCCGGCGATGAAGAACTTGATCACCGATTCTTTGGTAGCTTATCAAAACCCCAATTGAATGCCACTTCTTTTATTCTTGATTCTTTCGATCCCCAATTAGGGTTTTCTGATTTTGTATCAGAtaatggaattagggtttttgaaacAGTTCGTTCTAGTAGTAAATTGTCCTTTAGATCAGTTGAAATCATTGAAAAGGTTAACGATTCTGCTGTAATTGATAATGGAACGACTGAATTTGAAACTGATTTTGCTTATTTGTTGAAAAGGTTTGACCTTGATCAACCTGAGTTGATTGCATTGTTACATCTTATTGGTGCTTTATCTTTTACATATGGGTTTATGATTCTTGGGTTTGTTGTTACTAATTCTTGGGTTCAGGGGGTTGTTTTTGTGTTAGTGATTAATGATTTCTTGAAAAGTCAAAAGTCGTTCTTTAAAACGTTTTGGAAAGGTGCGACTTTGGGTTCGATAAGATTGTCTGGTTTTGTTGTAATGAGATGGATAGTTAGAGATGCATTAACTCAATTGTTAGGTGTTTGGTTTTTTGGTGAAATCGAGGATCAATATTCCATGTTTAAGATTTTCGTTAGGTTGAAGTTCATGCCGTATACAATTGCTTCACCTTGGGTGAAAGGTTTTGATATGGAGATTTATTGGTTTTTAATATCATGGTTCTTGTTAGACGTGTTATTATCTTTTGTTTTTGCTGTGGATGCTTGTGTGATTATGGTGGATCCAAGAAAAACTGGGAAAGAAGTTGTCAAAGAAGGGTTTCGTTTGTTGTCGTTAATGATTCATACTGCCATTAATCTCAAATGTTTCGAAAGTATCGTTTGTGGGCCATTTGCGCGACACATACTTACATTTGTTTTTGGCAAGATGTTTGCTTCTGTTGTTCAATCTTTTATGGAGGTGTATTTTAGTGTTGCATGGTTGCTGTATTACTTTTCTGTTAGATCCATTGAAGCTGGTTCTGGTGGggccccttttggtaaaagagagCTTGAAGCGATGCTAGAAGACGTTAGATGA